In Nitrospira sp., the sequence CCGACCGGCTTGCAGCTTTTGTCTTCTGGAAGTTCGGCAACGATATAGAATCCATACCCGGGGCTTTCTAAGAGTGCTTGGGTCCCTTGTCGCAATGTTGGAAGATCGAGCTGACGATGCTCTGTTTCGAGTGCCATGGCGGCATTGAACATGACAATGGTTTCTAAATCGTCCTGACATGCCGGTCTGATGCGGATGCGCTCGGTCATGCTGGATCACGAGTGGAGCGATTGGGATGCGTCAAGCCATCCGCGCTGGGGTCTATAGAATCCGGCTGAAAATTCCATTTTCATCGCATCTTCAACAGGAAGATTGATCGGGCGGAGCACATGCTCCGGGATAAAGGCAAGAAATCCTGTAAGAGGGTGGATGGCGGTGGGGACGAAGACCATGAAGAGGGTGCGGGATGGTTCGACCTGAAGGGATGGGGGCGCCATCCCCATGACGAATCCCAATGCCCAGCATCCATCACGAGGGAATGGAAAGGCCACCACTTTACTGCGACCAAAGCGAGACCGGAAGTTTAGAACATCGGTCATGCCTTTCAATGTGAGGTAGATGCTCTGCACGAGTGGGATCTGTTCAATACGGTGTTCCAGCCTTACTAACAAGCCTTGCCCGATGACATGATCGCCGATGAGGCCGACAACAACGAGAAGCATGACCAATAGCAGTAGGCCCAGGCCGGGGACTGGATCCGACATGTATCGGCCGACTACCCCGTCAAGGGTGGTGAACAGAGTCGAGAGAATCAAGAATGTGACCCAGGCCGGGACCAAGACGATGAGACCTGTCATGCACGTCTTCCAAATGAATTTGATCATGACGAGACATCCTTCTAGAAAGCAAGTCGAGTGTATCAGAAATGGCGGAGCATGAGGAGTTCCTTATGAGAGAGCTTGCGCGAGATATCTCTTTCGATTATTCTACCGGCGTCACACACGGGAGGGCGATGACCGTGAGCATTGATAAAGAGCTTTTGGCAATCCTCTGTTGCCCGGATACCAAACAGGCGGTAAGTCTGGCGGAGGAGTCCCTCATTCAGAAGGTCAATGCCGCTGTGGCACGAGGCGGAGTGAAGAATTTGGGGAAGCACCCCGTGGCTGAAGAGCTCGACGGCGGCCTGATTCGCTCCGACCAGAAGATCCTCTACCCCATCCGTGACAACATTCCGGTGATGCTGATCGAGGAAGGCATTCCGCTCGAACAAATTCGTTGACCCAGCTGGCGACGTACTTCGTCCTTCTCTGCAGCAGTGGCATTGGGTCAAGAGTCACGCGACTGTGCTCGTAGAGCGCTGCTCCATCCCTTCTAGAATTTCTAGAGTGTCCCAGTCATGTCGGTCTACGGTCCTTACCGTCTCTTGCGATGCGGGACATAGGCGGTCGGGCCTTATACGGGCGACTGGTTTGGTGTCGATGTTTGATCAGTGGAGAAGGTGAGCAGGTTAGATATCGCCCTGTCGGATGCTCCGACCGGTGATGGATTGATACTTGATGAGGCTAAGGAGCGACAATTTGAACAGTCTTGTCGCTATTGTCAGTCTTTGAGCCCGTCGAGGTTCCACAATGGATACAAAGATACTCATAAAGATTTCCACTGGGTAGAACGAGCAGAAGTCGTTCTCTCGTCGGGGTGGCTATGCGGCAGCGGGGGCAGAACAGGAGGGAGGCGTTGAGAGAGCCGAATTGACCTTGTGAGGTTTCTGACGAAGCGCGAGGTTGGCTGCTGGGAACCCGGTGAGTCGCGGGGAGCCATGGAGGACCTGATCTGGGTGTACGCATGAGTTTATATTAGTGAGAATTGTAAGTCCTGGTCAAGGGTTAATCAATTTCAACCGATGGGAGAATGACAGTCGGTCTGTCAATCAATGTTTGCCACAACAATGGGTGGTTCGGACGTCGCTTTGGGAGTTGTGATGCCACCCGAGATATCCCGAGATATAGGGAGAAGTGATAGGATCGATCGATCCAGATGAGAGGGGTGAGCTAGTGGAGCATGGCGTACCCTTCGACCGCCAATTGATCTGGTGTCACACGGCCGATTCACATTGCTCCACGGTTGACTGGGAAGGCAAGGCTCATGCGACGACAGGAGAGATAGGCACCGCGCTGTGATAAAGGACCAGGTTATACCGTGGCCTTGGCGGACTCGATCTCAGTTGCTGTGATGAGGCCGGAGAGGTAATCGGCAACGAAATTGAGGGCTTCCTCCCGTCCGTCGGCTCGGCGTCCTTTCTCTCTTCGCTGTACGGATAGTTCATGATCCAAATCTGATTTGACTTCCCCCAGGATTCGCTGGAGGGAGGATGGCGTAAGGTTGGTATCCATGTCCTCCAGCTCCTGACAGCGATCGAGAACCCAGTTGAGGCCTTCAATACGCCCGGCGTAATGCTCCTGCTCGGCGGTGTCGATCCTTGCCATCGCAGTGGCGAAAGTCTGTGCTTCGTAAATCAAATTGTAGAAACTGGTGACGCCTCTTTGTAACGATGGATTCATAATACTCCTTATACTCCTTCTCGTTTGGATGAGACGCAATTATACATCAGATTCGAGTGCGGACAAGGAGTATTTTTAGTTGTCATTCTATGTGAACAGGAGGGAATGGAACTCGTTCATGAACCCGTAGTAGAGGGGTGCAAAATCTTTCAAACAGCCCGGGCTCGTTTCCTTCAAACGCTTGAAGAAGAAGACCTGTGTGCGTGGATCGAGTTGCTCCAGGAGTTGGCTCAGCTGAGCCATGGAATAACTGCCGGCGGGCACGCTGAGGACATAGTGCACAAGGCGCTCGACGAATTGCTGAGCGACATAATCACTATGCAGATAGCCATCTGGGAGTTTACCGGAAGCGAGAAACTCATCAAATGGGATGGCCTGTGCAGCAAAGGGAACTGATTGCTGCTGATGTGATGTCACGCCGGGAGTGCTCCCCAGTTGAATAGCAAAGACGCCATAAGTAAAAACTGTACTGGACGCTATCCATCTCGTCAAGTGCGCAGAAGATGCAGTGGTGATGAGCCAAAAGATAGATGTTTCGGCTAGATCGGCTCTAGGACTTTCTGCAATACGCACGTAGGTTGTAGGCAGTCACATGGGTGCTTGCTGAACAAAGCGGAGGCTGGCTGTCCTGAAACAAGCAGGGGGCGGCGTCCTTCGACGGACACCGCCCCCTCTGAGCCTTGCGCCCGAGATCGAGCTACAGCCAGGTCACCCGTTCGGCGGGCCGGATGTAGATGGGCTCTTCGACCTGAATGCGGGCCACTTCTTTCCCCGACTTATTGAAGCCCAACACCGTATCGTTGTACATCTCGAACCGCTTCCCGTGAATCTGGGTTTCGAAGACTTTTGGCCCCGGAATGACGTCGTAGCGGAAGATGATCTGCTGACTGGCACGCCAGAGCTGGAGCACGGCCAACAGTTCCCGACTGGGCACCAAATACTTTTCAATGGCATTGTCCACGCCGGGTCCGAACATCTGCCGGGCATAGCCGCGCGGGCTGTGCCGGGGCGGGATGTAGTACCCATTGGGCTCCGTTCCCCACTGGGGATACAGCGGCAAGGCCACTTGCTCGACCCGAATCGCATAGTAGAGCGGATGCCACCGGTCTTCGGCCCACAGCCCATCCTCGCCGATCCGCACCAGGCTCTGCATGCGGATCTTCCCGACGCAAGCCGCCATGCAGCGCGTTTCCATCGGTTCGCCGCCGGTGAGCGGGTCCTTCCCTTCGATCCGAGGATAACAGGCAATACACTTCTCGCTGACCCGCGTCGTCCCCCGGTACATCGGCTTCTTATACGGACATTGCTCGACACATTTCTTATACCCCCGGCAGCGGTTCTGATCGATCAGGACGATCCCGTCTTCCGGGCGCTTGTAGATGGCCTTGCGCGGGCAGGCCGCCAAGCAGCCGGGATAGGTGCAGTGATTGCAGATCCGTTGGAGATAGAAGTAGAAGGTCTCATGTTCCGGGAGGCTGCTGCCGGTCATTTTCCAGGGTTCATCCCGAGAGAAGCCGGTCTTGTCGATGCCCTCGACCAGGGCACGCATCGAAGTGGCCGTGTCTTCATAGATATTGACGAACCGCCATTCCTGGTCCGTCGGAATATAGCCGATCGCGGCCTGACCCACCTTGGCCCCGGCATCAAAAATCGTCATCCCTTCGAACACCCCGTAGGGGGCATGGTGTTTTCGCCCGACGCGGACGTTCCAGACCTGCCCACCCGGATTGACCTGTTCGATCAACTGCGTGATTTTCACGTCGTAGAACTGCGGATACCCGCCATAGGGTTTGGTTTCCACGTTGTTCCACCACATGTATTCCTGGCCTTTGGAGAAGAGCCAGGTCGACTTATCGGCCATGCTACAGGTTTGACAGGCCAAACAGCGATTGATGTTGAACACAAAGGCAAACTGCCACTTCGGATGCCGTTCCTCGTAGGGATACAACATCTTGCGTCCCAGCTGCCAATTATAGACTTCAGGCATTGCGGTGCTCCTTTCAGTGCTGCGGTCGGTGTTCTGAGTGCTGCGTGTGGTCCCGAGCTTGGGCTCCGGACTCAGCACTCAGCACCCAGCACTGATGTTTAGACTTTGATCTTAATATGTTCGCCTTTGAGCCACTTGATCATAAACTCGTTCTCTTGCCCGGGCGTAAAGCCGGTCCGTACCGGTTCCCACGGCCCCCGGCCTCCGATGCCGCCGTCTTCCGCCTTGGTGATGCGGATGAGACATTCCTTCGGCACGGTATTGACCGCATGGTGGTCGATTTCAAACCCCCATTTCATCCGGAGCCCGCCCGCATATTTGCCGGGCAGCGAGTCGGTTTGATGCATCGGCATGAGCCAACTGCGCGTAAAGGACTGTTGCGCGCCATACCGGAAGTTGGACTGGTAGCCGGTATCGATCGCAATGGCGCGGCCGTCCGGCCTCGTTTCATGGCCCTTGACCGACTTGGGCGTCGAGACGAAGGGTGCATGCTTGGCCATCGTGACATGGTATGGATAGGACGGGTTGTACTTCGCGCGAATCATGAGACGCGCCACTTTGTAGTAGGGATCGCTCGGCTTCCAGCCGCGGTAGGGGCGGTCGACGGGATTCCCATCGATGTACACATAGTCGCCGTCGTTGATACCACGGTCCTTGGCCGCTTGCGGATTGATATGCACTTGATGCTCGCCGACACCCGGTGTCCGTTTGTCCATGCGGTAGGGATCGCCGAAGTTCGACTCGTAAATCTGCACCCAGTCGTTCACCGACCACTGACTGTGGACCCGGTGCCGGGTCTTGGGCGTCACGCAGTAGAACTGATAGCCCTTCTCCCACAAGGGGTTGCTATGACGCTTGATCTCCGCCCAGGACAGCTTGATGTTCCGAATTGTCTTGTCGTCGTGGTGCTGAGCCGTGATGGGAATGCCATAGTCGTCCGGCCGCACATAGGGGTTCGTCGTGAAGATGGCGTTCGGCAAGTAGGGGGTCGCCTCCGGCCCTTCGCGATGCACCACGAAGTTTTCGCCGTACTCGATGGCTTCCGGTTCGATGCGATAGCTCTCGATGCGCCCGGATCTGGTCCACTGCGGTTTCGACTCGTTGGTCTCTTCCCAGAGGGGATGTCGAGGATAGGTGCGGACCATCACCATCCAGCCCTTTTCAGACTTCAACAGCACGTCGGCACTGTACCCGTACAGGGTGCTGGATGCATCCAGGAGCCGCTGCGCATACACGTCCACTCGATTCTGATAGACAAAATGGAAGACGTCTCGCATGCGGCTGTCCCCCGTCATCTCGGCCAGCTTCGCCGCTACCCCCGCAAACGTATCCGCATCGTTCCGCGTGTCGTACAACGGACGGATCCCTCCTTTCCAGATCTGGATCCATGGATTGGAGACTGTGGCCGTCATCTCCGGGTAGGTGAACTCCATCCAGGAGTTGACGGCGAAGGCGATATCGTTGTGGTTGACGTCGGACGTCATTTCGATGTCCTGCGTCATCAGACATTCGATGTTCGGATCCACGTTCCGCACCATGTCGTAATGGTGCTTGGCGTTGTTTAAGATGTTGACGTTCACGACCCACCGGATCTTACTGGGGGTCGGCATATGGGTCTTGCCGGTAAACACCTTGCGGCCATACTTCGGGGTATTGACGATCAAGGCGGTGTCGCCATGGTTCCAGTACCCGGGCTCCTCGCCGTAATAGTAGTTGCGGTATTTGATTTCTTTCCCATGGGCATTGGCATCCAGATTGAGCCGCCAGGGATCTTCCGAGAGATGCACACCGGAGCCGACACCGGACCAGGGCGTGGCATTCCAAATCCCCACTTTGTAATTGCCGGACCAGGTATGGCACCCGGTCCCGAATTTGCCGATATTGCCGGTCAAGGTCGTGACGAGGGCGGCAGCTCGTCCGGTTTCCGTCATGTGGAAATAGTGGCAGACCCCCTCGCCATTGTGAATCGCGGCAGGCTTGATGGTGCCGGAGTCGCGCGCCCAGCGGACAATCAGGTCTTTGGGCGAGCGGGTGATCTGATGCACGGTATCCAGGTCGTAGTCTTGGAGGTGGATCAGGTACATCTGGTAGATCGGCAGGGCGTCGATTTCGCGTCCGTTCAACAACTTGACCCGATAGGTGCCGGTCAGGGCCGGGTCAATCCCGCTTTTTTCGAAATGCCAGCCGACCTGCTCACGATGGAGCGGCACCGCCTGTTTCTTGGCCAGGTCCCACACCATGAACCCTCCTAAACGTTCAACCTGATCCGATTTCAACGATTGGACCCGACCCGAGTAGCTGTGTGAAAAGTCGGGAAACTTATAGTCCGGCACGACATCCCGAGGGTCCAAATACTGGAGGGTATCGGTGCGCACGAGCAGCGGCATATCGGTAAACTGCTTGATGTAGTCGATGTCCTGCATGTTCTCATCGAGAATGATCTTGCAGGCCCCGAGGAACAATGCACCGTCCGATTGCGGGCGCAGGGGAATCCAGTAGTCGGCTCGAGTAGCCGTCGGGTTGTACTCCGGGGTGATGACCACGATGCGGCAGCCGCGCTCGATCGATTCGAGCTTCCAGTGGGCTTCCGGCATCTTATTTTCCACGAAGTTCTTGCCCCAGCTCGTGTTCATCTTGGAGAACCGCATATCACTCAAATCGACATCGCAGTTTTGTGTGCCGTTCCACCAGGGCTGCGAGGGATCCTGGTCGCCGTGCCAGGTGTAATTGTTCCAGTAGCGTCCCCCTTGCGCCTGATCCGGACCGACCTTGCGAATCCAACTGTCCAGTATCGGCAGGACGCTGTTATTGAAACGGGTATTGGAGTGTTTGCCGATGAATCCGAGAATAGGCATACCGGCGCGGTGCTTGAAGCAGCGCACCCCCGCCCCCTTCATCATCTCGATCATCTCCGGCGCATAGCCCTGTTCCCGAAGCCGCCGGGCGCCGGCTTCGCCGCTGTACCGCGTGCCGATGACGATCATCGCCTTCGCCGCATAGGTAAAGGCGGTGTCCCAGGAGACCCGCAGCATGTCGTCCAAGAAGCGGCTGTCGAATTTGTACTTGCGCTTGGATTCCGGGGTCAGCTCCGGCGAACCGTCATCCATCCACTGTTTCCACCCCTTCCGCATTAAGGGCCCCTTCAAGCGATAGGGCCCATAGACGCGGCGATGAAAGGTAAAGCCTTTCAGGCACATCCGGGGGTTATGGGCGAAGGTCCCGCGATTGCCGTACAGGTCTTCATACGTTTGGTGGTCATAGTTCTGTTCCACCCGCATGACGACGCCGTTCCGCACAAAGGCTCGGATGCGGCAGGCATGGGTGTCGTTGGGAGAGCAGACCCACGTAAAGGATGAATCGTACCGATATTGGTCATGATAGACCCGCTCCCACGAGCGGTCCGGATAATCCCCCAAGGGATTGCCGACTTCGATCACGGGCTGGAGCGCCGTCAGCGCCAGAACTTTGTCCGCCACCGCCGCAGCCGCGACGGTGCCGGCAGAGACCTTCAAAAATTGTCGACGTGACAAGAACATTGTGGATACCTCCTCAACGTTTATGAACTTGAACGGGCTCGGTTTCCCTGTTTGATTTTCATATTTGCCGGAGAGATACCGGCAATAATCTGCTTTCGCTTAGTCTGAATCATGGGCGACTGAAACTGATACCTCTGGCTCCTCACCGACCCACCACTTAAAAAACGTGTCTCACACCTGACTTCACACCCAGTGATTCATTTGGAAACTTCCGCAATATCCAAGCCATGTTGGTCGTACGTAGCTTTTTCGCTCATTGACCTCTTAAGTTAATGAAAAGAAATCGATCTTGCTGGATTTGGTTCTAGGAGTTTGAAGACAGATCACGGTAAGACATGAGTAGTAGAGGTTACATGGTTTTGTAGTTGAGACTACGACATACGCTGTCTTGTAGTTATTATGCTTTAATATCGCATAGTTTTCTGAACACGTGCTGTCAGTAGTAATGGCAGTTACGGATAGGTAACGCTTTGAACTTGGTAACTTCCATTTTTGCTTTACTCACAGCAGCACCCTGGCTTGACAGTGCTCAACGAGGTCAGTACACTCCGCACCTCAAACCTCGTGAGCGGGAATAGCTCAGTGGTAGAGCATCGCCTTGCCAAGGCGAGGGTCGAGGGTTCAAATCCCTTTTCCCGCTCCAAATCTCTATAAGCCGCGTCGGGTCGAACGCGTGACCTGTTGAGGGTACTCGATCTTCACGGCTGACTCTTCGCATATTCCTTCCGAACGAGATATTCCTACGGTGTAGCGCTCGGAGAGCGCTCGTACGTGATCCGGAACACGGTATCCGTTAGCCAGCGCTTGAAGGACTCGTTGTCCATGAATTGTTTGAATAGTTCCGTGTCGTCCTTGAGGACAGCAGTCATCACGCGCGCGAGCGCCTTGTCGTGCTCGATACGGGCGTTTTGCTTGTCCGAATTCTGCTTCGCATTCTGATATGCATCGTCGGCAGCAATACGATTTGGAATGTCCTCAGTGATGAGCTTATGCACACGGTCGGCATCGGTCCAGGGAATGCTGCCGAATTGATCATTGAACGTCTTGAGAATGTTTGACAGCCGGTCAAGTTCCGGTTCGGCTTTATGGCCTCCACCGGTCATCGGCACCGGCTCAATTTCCGCGTTCTCGTCGGGCAATTGAATCTTCATCGCTGCCTGCTTCTCAACCCGATAACTGTCCATGTCGATGACTTCCAAGATCCCCTTGGACAGATCCTCTTCCTTCGGCGCAGGCAGCTTCGGCACGAGGAATGTCAGGAAGATCGACAGCTTCTCCCACTCCGCGTTGGTATAAGGCAGGATTGAAGAGAGGAAACCATAGGCGCGGAGAAACCCCTTGGCCTTGCCCTTGAAATCCACCTGCCCGTCTTCATCGAGCTGCTGCTTGTACACGGCGACAGAGGCATCCAGGATCGGATCCAGTTTGTCACGGTCGGCTCCGCCAAGATACAGGACCACGAGCTGATCGATCTGCTCCGGAGCATACACTTGATGACCGTCGAGCGCGGACTTCAGGTCGTGCAGTTTGTTGGGATCGGTCTCTTCGGCAAGGATCGTCGTGCGGTAGTAGTCGGCGAAGGCCCCTTGGATGGTGTCACTGTCGTTCATGAAATCGAGCACGAAGACATCATGCTTCTGCGGATGGGCACGATTCAGCCGTGAGAGGGTCTGCACGGCCTTGATCCCGGAGAGAATCTTGTCCACGTACATCGTGTGAAGCAGCGGTTCGTCGTACCCAGTTTGGAACTTGTCAGCACAGATTAAAAACCGATATGGGTCCTCCTGAATTTTGTCTGCGATCTGGCTCGATGGGAAGCCGTTCAGCGATGCCTCCGTCACCTTAGCATCGCCGTACTCGTATTCACCTGAAAAGGCCACAATCGGCTTGTACGGACTCTTCCTTTCCGTCAGATAACTGCGGAAAGCGTGAAAATACTGGATGGCTCGCTCAATGCCGCTGGTGACGACCATTGCCCGCGCCTGCCCGCCGATCTTATTCAGCGCCAACACCTGCCCATAAAAATGGTCCACCATAATCTCCGCCTTAAGACGGATGGCGTGATCGTGACTTTCCACATACCG encodes:
- a CDS encoding DUF502 domain-containing protein, with product MIKFIWKTCMTGLIVLVPAWVTFLILSTLFTTLDGVVGRYMSDPVPGLGLLLLVMLLVVVGLIGDHVIGQGLLVRLEHRIEQIPLVQSIYLTLKGMTDVLNFRSRFGRSKVVAFPFPRDGCWALGFVMGMAPPSLQVEPSRTLFMVFVPTAIHPLTGFLAFIPEHVLRPINLPVEDAMKMEFSAGFYRPQRGWLDASQSLHS
- a CDS encoding Trm112 family protein, with protein sequence MRELARDISFDYSTGVTHGRAMTVSIDKELLAILCCPDTKQAVSLAEESLIQKVNAAVARGGVKNLGKHPVAEELDGGLIRSDQKILYPIRDNIPVMLIEEGIPLEQIR
- a CDS encoding nitrate oxidoreductase subunit beta; translated protein: MPEVYNWQLGRKMLYPYEERHPKWQFAFVFNINRCLACQTCSMADKSTWLFSKGQEYMWWNNVETKPYGGYPQFYDVKITQLIEQVNPGGQVWNVRVGRKHHAPYGVFEGMTIFDAGAKVGQAAIGYIPTDQEWRFVNIYEDTATSMRALVEGIDKTGFSRDEPWKMTGSSLPEHETFYFYLQRICNHCTYPGCLAACPRKAIYKRPEDGIVLIDQNRCRGYKKCVEQCPYKKPMYRGTTRVSEKCIACYPRIEGKDPLTGGEPMETRCMAACVGKIRMQSLVRIGEDGLWAEDRWHPLYYAIRVEQVALPLYPQWGTEPNGYYIPPRHSPRGYARQMFGPGVDNAIEKYLVPSRELLAVLQLWRASQQIIFRYDVIPGPKVFETQIHGKRFEMYNDTVLGFNKSGKEVARIQVEEPIYIRPAERVTWL
- a CDS encoding molybdopterin-dependent oxidoreductase, whose product is MFLSRRQFLKVSAGTVAAAAVADKVLALTALQPVIEVGNPLGDYPDRSWERVYHDQYRYDSSFTWVCSPNDTHACRIRAFVRNGVVMRVEQNYDHQTYEDLYGNRGTFAHNPRMCLKGFTFHRRVYGPYRLKGPLMRKGWKQWMDDGSPELTPESKRKYKFDSRFLDDMLRVSWDTAFTYAAKAMIVIGTRYSGEAGARRLREQGYAPEMIEMMKGAGVRCFKHRAGMPILGFIGKHSNTRFNNSVLPILDSWIRKVGPDQAQGGRYWNNYTWHGDQDPSQPWWNGTQNCDVDLSDMRFSKMNTSWGKNFVENKMPEAHWKLESIERGCRIVVITPEYNPTATRADYWIPLRPQSDGALFLGACKIILDENMQDIDYIKQFTDMPLLVRTDTLQYLDPRDVVPDYKFPDFSHSYSGRVQSLKSDQVERLGGFMVWDLAKKQAVPLHREQVGWHFEKSGIDPALTGTYRVKLLNGREIDALPIYQMYLIHLQDYDLDTVHQITRSPKDLIVRWARDSGTIKPAAIHNGEGVCHYFHMTETGRAAALVTTLTGNIGKFGTGCHTWSGNYKVGIWNATPWSGVGSGVHLSEDPWRLNLDANAHGKEIKYRNYYYGEEPGYWNHGDTALIVNTPKYGRKVFTGKTHMPTPSKIRWVVNVNILNNAKHHYDMVRNVDPNIECLMTQDIEMTSDVNHNDIAFAVNSWMEFTYPEMTATVSNPWIQIWKGGIRPLYDTRNDADTFAGVAAKLAEMTGDSRMRDVFHFVYQNRVDVYAQRLLDASSTLYGYSADVLLKSEKGWMVMVRTYPRHPLWEETNESKPQWTRSGRIESYRIEPEAIEYGENFVVHREGPEATPYLPNAIFTTNPYVRPDDYGIPITAQHHDDKTIRNIKLSWAEIKRHSNPLWEKGYQFYCVTPKTRHRVHSQWSVNDWVQIYESNFGDPYRMDKRTPGVGEHQVHINPQAAKDRGINDGDYVYIDGNPVDRPYRGWKPSDPYYKVARLMIRAKYNPSYPYHVTMAKHAPFVSTPKSVKGHETRPDGRAIAIDTGYQSNFRYGAQQSFTRSWLMPMHQTDSLPGKYAGGLRMKWGFEIDHHAVNTVPKECLIRITKAEDGGIGGRGPWEPVRTGFTPGQENEFMIKWLKGEHIKIKV